CGGCCAGCAGCTTGCGCAGGTGTGCAAGCTGAATGTCCACGATGTGATCGAGTTCGCCGCGACCGAGCGGGTGGAAGACCACCACATCGTCCACGCGATTGAGGAACTCCGGCTTGAAGACGCCGCGCAGCGCCTGCAGCACGTCCTGCTCGACCTTGTCCCAGGCCGGGCCGGCAGTGGTATCGGCTTCGAGGATGCGCTGGCTCCCGACGTTCGACGTCATGATGACGACGCTGTTGCGGAAGTCCACCGTACGCCCCTGCGAGTCGGTGAGGCGGCCGTCGTCGAGCAGCTGCAGCAGGATGTTGAAGACATCGGGATGTGCCTTCTCGATTTCGTCAAAGAGAATGACCGAATACGGCCGGCGGCGGACCGCTTCGGTGAGCTGCCCGCCCTCTTCGTAGCCCACGTAGCCCGGGGGCGCGCCAATGAGCCGCGCCACCGCGTGCTTCTCCATGTACTCCGACATGTCGATGCGCACCATGGCGTGTTCGTCGTCGAAGAGGAACTCGGCGAGGGCTCGCGCCGTCTCCGTCTTGCCCACGCCGGTGGGGCCGAGGAAGATGAAGCTGCCGATAGGACGGTTCGGGTCCTGCAGCCCCGCGCGCGACCGACGCACGGCGTTGGCGACCGCGCGGACGGCTTCGCGCTGACCGATCACGCGCGTGGCCAGCACGTCTTCGAGCCTGGTCAGGCGCTCGCGCTCACTTTCGAGCATGCGCGCCACCGGGATGCCGGTCCAACGGGCGACCACTTCGGCGACATCGTCCGCGGCGACTTCTTCCTTGAGGAACTGCGGACGGCCGTTGTTGCTGGCGAGCCTGGCCTCGGCGTCCTTCATGTTCCGCTCGAGCTGCGGAATGCGGCCGTAGGTGATTTCGGCCGCCTTCTGCAGGTCGCCGCTCCGGGTGGCCGCTTCGGCTTCGAACTTCGCCTGCTCGATCTCCTGCTTGATCTTGCCGACGGCGCCGAGCGTGTCCTTCTCCTGCTGCCACTGCGCGCGCATCCCCGCGGCCGTTTCCTTCTTGTCGGCCAGTTCTCGCTCGAGGTTGGTGCGACGCTCGAGTGACGCCGGGTCGCTCTCCTTCTGCAGTGCGGCCTTTTCGATCTCGAGCTGCACGATGCGACGCTCCACCTCGTCGATCTCCTGCGGCACCGAGTCGATCTCGATGCGCAGGCGCGAGGCGGCTTCGTCGATCAGATCGATGGCCTTGTCGGGGAGGAAGCGATCGCCGATGTAGCGATTTGACAGGGTGGCGGCTGCCACGACGGCACCATCGGTAATGCGCACCCCGTGGTGCGCTTCATAGCGCTCCTTGAGGCCACGCAGGATGGCGATGGTGCTCTCCACACTGGGCTCACCCACGAACACGGGCTGGAAGCGGCGCTCGAGCGCGGCATCCTTCTCCACGTGCTGGCGGTATTCATCGAGCGTGGTGGCGCCGACGACGCGCAGTTCGCCGCGCGCGAGCATGGGCTTGAGCATGTTGCCGGCGTCCATGCTGCCTTCGGCCTTGCCGGCGCCCACGAGGGTGTGGAGCTCGTCGATGAAGACGATGTAGAGCCCCTCGGCGCTCGTGATTTCCTTGAGCACGGCCTTGAGGCGCTCTTCGAACTCGCCACGGAACTTGGCGCCGGCGATGAGTGCGCCCAGATCGAGGCTCACCAGCTTCTTGTTGCGGAGCCCTTCGGGAACGTCCCCACTCACAATGCGCTGCGCGAGCCCTTCGGCGATGGCGGTCTTGCCCACGCCGGGTTCGCCGATGAGCACCGGGTTGTTCTTGGTGCGGCGTGAGAGGACCTGAATGACGCGGCGGATTTCTTCGTCGCGGCCGATGACCGGATCGAGCTTGCCCTTGCGCGCGCTTTCGGTGAGGTCGCGCGTGAACTTCTGCAGCGCCTGGTACTGCCCTTCGGGGCTCTGGTCGGTGACCTTGTGCGCGCCGCGCACGAGCTTGAGCGCATCGAGGAGCGCCTGCTTGTGGGCGCCGGCGCTGGTGAGGACGCGGGTGGAGTCGAGCCCCTTGGCGTCACTGAGCGCAATGAGGAGATGCTCGGTGGAGACGTATTCGTCGCCGAGGAGCTTGGCCTCCTTCTCGGCGCTGTCGACGACGCCGGTGAGTTCGCGCGAGAAGGTGGGCTGCGCGTCGCTCTGCTTGGCGTAGCGCGCGGCCTCCTGTTCGGCGGCGGCCTTGATGGAGGTGACGTTGGCGCCGACGCGCTGGAGCACCGGCACCACGATGCCTTCGTCCTGCTCGAGCAGGGCGAGGAGGAGATGCAGATCGTAGACGAGCGGGTTGCCGGCCTTGCGGGCGAGGGCGACGGCGTCGTTGAGCGCTTCGGCGCTCTTTACGGTGAGGCGGTCGGGATTGATCATGCCATTCGTGAGGGCAACGAGGGTGCCGCGAATTTGCTGCCGAAGTGGCAGCGGCACAAAAGGGGTGGGGTAAAAAAGGGAGAGGCGCGCTGGGTCCGCTCACCCAGTGCGCCTCTTTGTCCTTCGGGTCTCATGGTGCTCGTAAAACGGGGTGCTTACTTCACCACGATCATCTTCTTCACCAGCGGCACGCCATCCACCTCGAGGCGATACAGATACACGCCTGAGGCGGCCTCCCGCCCGGTTGCTTGGACTTTGCCGTCCCAATAGGCGACGTACTCGCCACAGGGGAGCGACAGTTTTTCCAGCGGTTGACCACCGGCCACTCCGCTTGTTGCCGACTGCAGGATCGGGGTTGCGATTGGGGTCGCGATGACGCTGACGACCTTGAGGCTCACCCGGTACTGCTTGGTGTTGTCGGAACAGGTCGGTGCATCACCGACCGAGAACGGAATGCGAGTCTCAGGATTGAACGGGTTCGGATAGTTCTGTCCGAGCGTCGATCCATTTCGGCGTTCTTTCCCGTCCTGGGTGGACTGGGCCGCCGAGACTCGTGGCATGAACACGGTGAGCGCGAGCACCAGACCCAGTGCTCCCCACACTCGTTTCATGTTGCTTCTCCGACTGACGAATCAGGATCTGAGTCGACGTCTCCGAATAAGGGTTGAGAAGTGCCGTACAAGCCGGACCACGGGGTGTGATCCTCTGTGAAATTAGGACGCATGCCAACGGCGGTCAAGCAACAATCCGGCCAGCTGAGCGGGCGCGAGGTGTCACGCGGCTGGCGCGGTCCGACCCAAAGTGCTTGCCACTCTTCGGGTTAGACCGGGCGACCTACCACGTCCCTTTTTCCCAGACTTCGAACGCCTTGAGCGGACGGTTGTCGGGGAGGTGGGCGCCGAGGAATTCACGGAGGAGGCGCTGGTGCGCCTTGGTGGCGGCGGGCTCCGGGGGATCCGCGTGGAGTGGGTCGGCGGGGGCTTCGGGCTCGAGCCAGCCACGGATCGTGGCGCGGGCCTCCGGCGGGAGGAGGCGTCCGCCGGGCGCGAGCCGGGCACAGCGCTGACAGAGGGTGCCCCCCAGGGCCACGTGGAACCGGGCGGCATCAGTCTCGGGAATGGGGTCGAGACACTCGACGCAGCGGTCCACGACCGGGCGAAAGCCGACTTCGGCGAGCAGGCGCCAGAGGATGCCGACGGTTTCGTGGGCGACCCGATCCGGCGGGATGGTGGCGAGACGGTCGAGCCCCTGCTCCACCACTTCGTAGATGCCGGGGGCGGCCTCGTCGTGCACCAGGCGCAGGACCACCTCGGCGAGCGCGTTGGCCGCGGTAAAGCGATCGAGGTCGGTGGCGAGGCCGGTGCGCGCCTTGGTGACGTCGAAGGCATTCAAGCCGTGGAGGTCGCGGCCGGGCTTCGTCTGGATCTGCGCCTGCCCTTCAGCGAAGAGATCGACCGCACTGCCGAAGCGCTTCTTCGAACTGCGCGCCCCCCGCGCGACGACCGACTGCACCCCGGCCTCCCTCGTGAGCAGCCGAAGCAGTCGGCTGGACTCGAGGTAGTTGGCGGCGTGCAGGACGAGGGCGTCGGTTTGGAGCAGGGGCACGCGTGAATACTAGCGCGAGCCTCCCGCGCAATGCGGTGCCCCCCTGCCCGGCGGGCCTCGGCGCGGTACGGCAATAGGCCGCAATATGCGCCGCATAAGCCGGTGCCCAGTTGCGTCGCGCATGCGGTGCCGCCGCCGTATGCTATGGCGTGTGCCGCAGGTTAAAGGCGAGTGCGGCCTCGGTGCGCTTCTGGGTTATGCCGCCGAGAAGCGCTAGATAAGACTTGGCTTGCGGTGATTGCGGGAACGAG
This window of the Gemmatimonadaceae bacterium genome carries:
- the recO gene encoding DNA repair protein RecO: MPLLQTDALVLHAANYLESSRLLRLLTREAGVQSVVARGARSSKKRFGSAVDLFAEGQAQIQTKPGRDLHGLNAFDVTKARTGLATDLDRFTAANALAEVVLRLVHDEAAPGIYEVVEQGLDRLATIPPDRVAHETVGILWRLLAEVGFRPVVDRCVECLDPIPETDAARFHVALGGTLCQRCARLAPGGRLLPPEARATIRGWLEPEAPADPLHADPPEPAATKAHQRLLREFLGAHLPDNRPLKAFEVWEKGTW